One Candidatus Regiella endosymbiont of Tuberolachnus salignus genomic window, TCGCGTACTTCACGCCGGGTAAAACGCAGCTCATTTTGCTGGATAGCCTGCCGTTGGCATTCGATCTGCACCCACTCGCGTAACAGCACCAACAGCTTGCGCGTTTGCGGCGGCATTTCGTCCAGTGTGCGGCCTAATATTTCGTGCGCCAGCCGATTCGCCAGCGCGATATCAGATCGCTCTACTTCAATGTATTCCAACGGCTTGCCACGGTGATTCACTGTTTTGATTTTTCGTTGATATTGATGCAGCAAGGTGATCGATTGGATTAACGTCAGGTATTTCATATGGTCACGGCGGGTGCGGGTTTTGTCGGATAAAAAAGTCAGCTGGCTAGCAAAGGGATTCACCACATTGAGCGGTTTTAACAGCCGTTGGGCGTTTTGATGCAGATTTTTAACATAATCGTGCTCCTTGCTCGTCAACAGTCCTGCCAGCGTTTGCTTATGCCGTTGCAACGCATGAATGGCCTGGGTTTGCTCGCGCGATTCATTCACCGATAAGACTAAGCAACGGTTTAATAGCTCTTCGTCCACATCGATGGCGGTGGTCGTGAGCATGAGCATTACCGGACCTTTCACCGTATATTCACGGGTGATTAAATCACCACTTTGCTCATCTTTGCCGGTCGAGGCGATTTTCAACTCGCCGTCGCTTTGCAGTAATTTCAGTGCATAAGCCGCTTGGCGCACCCCTTCTTCTTCGGCGATGGCCAAGATTTTATGTTGCAGATTGGTTTCACCTAAGTAGTACAGGCTCTGCCCGGTCATTGCTGAGTATTGCACCCGCTCTTCTTCTGGGATCAAGCCCAGCACTGCCTCCATTAAGCTCGATTTTCCTGCTGCTGAAGAAGATTGGATTAGCACTGCCAGTGGTCGTTCTAATTTGCGCGAGACTGCCGCTAAATAACCAGCCAGTAAATTACTGGATTTGCCCACCACGCCGCAGGAAGCTAAATCCTTAACGACTTTGTCGATTAAATCAGGCGATTTAAGCAGCGCCAGCGCCGCCGATTCATCCTCAGCCGAGACCGTCACTGCGCTATTTTTTGGCGCTAACGCCGCCTGTAACGCCGCATCTTGCAACTGCTCCAGTTTTAGCAACACCCGACCCAGATCACGTTTGATAATGGTTTCATCACAACTCAGTTCCAGCGCCGCCGTTTTGACATAAACACCGCGCTGCTTGGCAGCGTACATATCCAGCTGATCCACATGGAACGCCCCGCTGCCGTTATCCCTGACCTGCACGTTAACTTTCATCACTTCAGACGAATGATTTTTCTGCCAGCCGCGTATTCGCCATATTCGCAGCCCAAAGGGGATAATCACTTCTCCGCTGGCCGTTTGTTCTGCGGCCACCTCTGGCAAAGCGGCTAAAGAAGAGGTGGCTTCTACCATCGGCTTTTCATGGAAAAAAACCCCACCCGGCTCACTGCCCTGCCCCATCCACCGCACCTGTTGCAACGCCAGCCCTAACGCATGTTCAGCATTGCCGCTTTTTACCGCATAGTCATTAGCATCTAACCCTTTCGGGAACTGCACTCGCCAGGCTTCGATACCCCGCTCCAGCAACTCCGAGGCTAATTTTTGTGCCGCCACATCACCCGCTTCATCGCGATCATAGGCGATCAACACCTTTTTAATGCCGTGAGATTGCAACGCCGCCAGATGATCTGGCGTAAAACCCTGCACCCCGTAGCTACTGATCACATTACGGAACCCCGCACACCAAAAGGTCAGGGCATCGATCAGCGCTTCACACAGGATAATTTCATCCGACCCCACTAACGCCGATTCATTCCACACCCCAGTGAGCGGCGAAGGCAGATACAGATGCTTAGCGCTGCCCTTTCTAATTTGGCTATCCACCCCTATCCGTCGCCCGTAAAGTTGCAATACCCGGCCACGTTGGGCTACCGCATGACTTTCCGCGCTGCCAATCACCGGCACGACAAAACAACCGCGCAGATGCTCTTGTTTGGTTGTCTCCCGCAGCACCCCTACGCTCACCAGCCGCTCACGCAGCACCTTTCCGTCTTTGCTCGAGGGGGAGGGCAGTAATTGTGGCAAGGTTTGATTGGAATAACCGAGCTTAAAATAACGGATCATTTCAGGATGCGTTAACCCACGCTTTTCCAGCCAGGCTAAGACTTCCGGCGAGGAAAGAAGGTGTTGGTGATAATGATCAATCACCTGATTTAGCAGCGCCTGGCCGGATTCATCGACATCCAGCAACCGCGGCTGAGGCACCGCAGCCGCTAAAGAAGAGGTTGATACCACCCCCTCCCCCTGAAGCACCTTCACCGCCTGCGGCAATGACAACGACTGCGTCTTCATCAGCCAATCAATCACCGACCCCGCCGCCCCACAGCCAAAACAGTGATACAGATTTTTAACCGGGCTGATCACCAATGACGGTGTTTTCTCCTGATGGAAGGGACACAGCATGACGTAATCCTTGCCTTGCTTGCGTAGCTTATGCCCCTGCGATTCAACCAGTGCGAGCAATGAAACATCGCGTTTTAAATGTTCTAACTCTCTGGTGGGAATGCGGGGCATGTCTCGTTTCCTTAAAAAACACGTCAAGGTCTTTATTGACCTATTTTAAACAGGACTGTAAGATGCTTTCAAGTGTTAATTTTTAAGAGGGTATTTACCATGTGGAACAAACAACTAACTTGGCTATGTTTGTCTATGGTGAACTTCGGTAAAAACCTCGCTAATATCCGTAAATCAAGGCAGCTAACTCAATTAGCTCTGGCTAACCTATTGGATATTCAACCCCGTATGATAGGACGGTGGGAGCAGGGACAAGCCAAACCCCAATTCGATTACATCATTAAATTGTCACAAATACTTGAAGTCAGCATTGACCATTTATTACTGGGTGAGGAAGGGCAATCAAGTCCTATCTTTGACATTAAAAACAAGCGGTTAAAAGAATTATGTAAACAAACTGATTTACTTAAACAGGAAGATCAGGAGGTTATCTGCCATTTTTTAGATATGGCGGTTAGACACGATAAGCTCAGAGAGATAATAGATAAACGAAGATTATAAACTAACGTAGCTTGCCAGTGCGTCAACACTGGCAAGCCACTAACCACAAGCAACTAATAGGAGTAGTTACTATGGCTAAAGCAAATTCTACGTCAGAAACCGCCACAACCCAAGCCCGCCGTTATACCGTGGGCTATATCCGTGACCAGCGGAAATTTAACCCCTCGCCGTCCATTACCCTGAAGGGGCACTGGATGACAGAGTTTGGTTTCAACACCGGACAGAAGATCGAGGTGATCACCCAACAGGGGCAGCTGCTCATCCGGCTGGCGAATGAGGGGTAACTGACTGAAGTGAAATCCCGCTACAAGGGCGGGATTAATTGTATTCTCATACCTGGATTAGTTATTATTTAATCGGATAGTTGTAATGCTCCGGGATCTTATAATCTTCAGGGAAATCTGCGGTATTAGGAATTCGGGTGAAGCGATCAATATCTTCTCTTGTCTGCTCAAGAACTCCATAAATTCCCGATAAAAAAGTCGATATTCGTAACAAAGCTGCCTGCATTGCTAATCCATCGTTATTTTCTTTCGCCTTAAAAAATAGCTCAATTGTTAAATTGAGATTTTTAATATCCTGTTGAATACTTTTGGCAATTGAATAATCTTCTGCCAAATAAAGCTCATCTTCATCTATTCCTTTGCCTGCACTCTGTTTTAATAACTCTAAATAAGCATCTTTGAATTTATCCAACACACTGATATCAATCATTT contains:
- a CDS encoding CHC2 zinc finger domain-containing protein, coding for MPRIPTRELEHLKRDVSLLALVESQGHKLRKQGKDYVMLCPFHQEKTPSLVISPVKNLYHCFGCGAAGSVIDWLMKTQSLSLPQAVKVLQGEGVVSTSSLAAAVPQPRLLDVDESGQALLNQVIDHYHQHLLSSPEVLAWLEKRGLTHPEMIRYFKLGYSNQTLPQLLPSPSSKDGKVLRERLVSVGVLRETTKQEHLRGCFVVPVIGSAESHAVAQRGRVLQLYGRRIGVDSQIRKGSAKHLYLPSPLTGVWNESALVGSDEIILCEALIDALTFWCAGFRNVISSYGVQGFTPDHLAALQSHGIKKVLIAYDRDEAGDVAAQKLASELLERGIEAWRVQFPKGLDANDYAVKSGNAEHALGLALQQVRWMGQGSEPGGVFFHEKPMVEATSSLAALPEVAAEQTASGEVIIPFGLRIWRIRGWQKNHSSEVMKVNVQVRDNGSGAFHVDQLDMYAAKQRGVYVKTAALELSCDETIIKRDLGRVLLKLEQLQDAALQAALAPKNSAVTVSAEDESAALALLKSPDLIDKVVKDLASCGVVGKSSNLLAGYLAAVSRKLERPLAVLIQSSSAAGKSSLMEAVLGLIPEEERVQYSAMTGQSLYYLGETNLQHKILAIAEEEGVRQAAYALKLLQSDGELKIASTGKDEQSGDLITREYTVKGPVMLMLTTTAIDVDEELLNRCLVLSVNESREQTQAIHALQRHKQTLAGLLTSKEHDYVKNLHQNAQRLLKPLNVVNPFASQLTFLSDKTRTRRDHMKYLTLIQSITLLHQYQRKIKTVNHRGKPLEYIEVERSDIALANRLAHEILGRTLDEMPPQTRKLLVLLREWVQIECQRQAIQQNELRFTRREVREALSWGDTQLKVHLARLLEMEYLLLFRRGLTYEYALLWDGENNDRAHLCGLLNLSNDEGESPRSGYENLQSDKDSHLSVSGRTSVGGGSVNEKVTSGHAAQGIVDEAVGLEQNAVIRENKKLLSEPAALNSHITTGE
- a CDS encoding SymE family type I addiction module toxin; amino-acid sequence: MAKANSTSETATTQARRYTVGYIRDQRKFNPSPSITLKGHWMTEFGFNTGQKIEVITQQGQLLIRLANEG
- a CDS encoding helix-turn-helix transcriptional regulator, with product MWNKQLTWLCLSMVNFGKNLANIRKSRQLTQLALANLLDIQPRMIGRWEQGQAKPQFDYIIKLSQILEVSIDHLLLGEEGQSSPIFDIKNKRLKELCKQTDLLKQEDQEVICHFLDMAVRHDKLREIIDKRRL